A genome region from Nicotiana tabacum cultivar K326 chromosome 13, ASM71507v2, whole genome shotgun sequence includes the following:
- the LOC107818345 gene encoding membrane protein PM19L-like, which produces MARTVARSVAAPLLFLNLVMYFIVLGFASWCLNRYINGQTNHPSFGGNGATLFFLVFAILAAVLGIISKLMGGNHLRVWRNDSLAAAGSSAIVAWAVTALAFGLACKEINIGGWRGWRLRVLEGFVIVLGFTQLLYVLMLHAGWFSSRYGPGYRETEYGAGAPAGEKGAAAAVPATGV; this is translated from the exons ATGGCTAGGACTGTGGCAAGGAGTGTTGCAGCTCCATTGTTGTTTCTTAACTTAGTAATGTATTTTATTGTTTTAGGTTTTGCTAGTTGGTGTCTTAACAGGTACATTAATGGCCAAACTAATCATCCTA gTTTTGGTGGAAATGGAGCCACGTTGTTCTTTTTAGTGTTCGCGATACTGGCGGCCGTGTTGGGAATAATATCAAAGTTAATGGGTGGAAATCATCTAAGGGTATGGAGAAATGACAGTCTTGCTGCTGCTGGTTCATCAGCTATTGTTGCATGGGCTGTGACTGCTCTAGCTTTTGG GTTGGCATGCAAAGAGATAAATATAGGAGGATGGAGAGGATGGAGGCTTAGAGTACTTGAAGGATTTGTGATAGTTCTAGGGTTTACTCAACTGCTCTATGTTCTAATGCTTCATGCCGGATGGTTCAGCAGCCGTTACGGTCCCGGCTACCGGGAAACCGAATATGGTGCCGGCGCACCTGCCGGAGAAAAGGGCGCCGCCGCCGCCGTACCTGCAACGGGTGTGTAA
- the LOC107827269 gene encoding uncharacterized protein LOC107827269 yields MTSWVKTITTPFRKARTFFNNQQSPRDSPREKKSQEEGSENHVVDLQGEVMACAYEDVQVMWSILDKSKAIRT; encoded by the exons ATGACTTCGTGGGTCAAAACAATTACCACTCCTTTTAGAAAAGCTCGTACTTTtttcaataatcaacaatcacCAAGAGATTCaccaagggaaaagaagtcacaAGAAGAAG GTTCAGAGAACCATGTAGTAGATTTGCAGGGTGAAGTAATGGCTTGTGCATATGAAGATGTTCAGGTGATGTGGTCAATTTTAGACAAGTCCAAAGCAATCAGAACCTGA